Proteins found in one Fulvitalea axinellae genomic segment:
- a CDS encoding glycoside hydrolase family 10 protein — protein sequence MKPRIFFLMTALLTLALCAGAQTPHPKREVRAAWIASAFNIDWPSKPGLDGQKQREEFLEILDSLSAMNINTVIVQVRPVSDTFYPSSFEPWSEFLTGKQGDRSPGQFYNPMRFMVEETHRRNMEFHAWFNPFRATAGSDTSKLSSRHPMRLHPEWFVKYGNRYYYNPGSAEARAFVTSAVMEAVRHYDIDAVHMDDYFYPYPVRGQDFPDEREYLAQTDARIPKPDWRRANVTAFVSNLSYRIRSERPHVKFGISPFGVWRNKSQDPNGSDSRASVTNYDHLFADVLLWLRKGMIDYVAPQLYWSVGYNPADYAKLLDWWAEHSYGRQLFIGQALYKVGDTKVDRNWGKPDEIMRQIDLNRQNMEVCGNAFFSSRSLLDNPLGVAENLKSEKYRHPAIIPVMPWKKEKRIKSPKVVSVEGNRFEGIRLKWKEPAGNPSVYYVIYRTESDTPFDPDNPANILAKIRRVSGEAQIFTDRSAKKGKTYTYAISAVSRQHRESPTSQSVSVKLRRSKTKTLNAFLPL from the coding sequence ATGAAGCCCCGCATATTTTTTCTGATGACCGCCCTGCTTACGCTCGCGTTGTGTGCGGGAGCGCAAACTCCGCATCCTAAACGAGAAGTCCGGGCCGCCTGGATCGCCTCGGCTTTTAATATCGACTGGCCTTCCAAACCCGGCCTTGACGGCCAAAAGCAAAGGGAGGAATTTCTGGAAATACTGGACAGCCTCTCGGCGATGAATATCAATACCGTAATCGTGCAGGTACGGCCAGTGTCCGATACGTTCTATCCGTCCTCTTTCGAGCCTTGGTCCGAATTCCTGACGGGAAAACAGGGAGATCGTTCTCCGGGGCAGTTTTATAACCCGATGCGCTTTATGGTGGAGGAAACGCACCGTAGGAATATGGAATTCCATGCTTGGTTCAATCCGTTCAGAGCTACGGCTGGGTCCGACACTTCCAAGCTTTCCTCAAGGCACCCGATGCGTTTGCATCCGGAATGGTTTGTTAAATACGGAAATCGCTACTATTACAATCCAGGTTCGGCGGAAGCCCGGGCGTTCGTCACGTCGGCTGTAATGGAAGCGGTTCGCCATTACGATATCGACGCCGTGCATATGGACGACTATTTCTATCCTTATCCGGTCCGTGGGCAAGACTTTCCTGACGAGCGCGAATATCTGGCGCAAACGGACGCCAGAATCCCGAAACCGGACTGGCGCAGGGCGAATGTGACGGCTTTTGTAAGCAACCTCTCCTACCGGATCCGTTCGGAACGGCCACATGTCAAATTCGGAATCAGTCCGTTCGGGGTTTGGAGAAACAAGAGCCAAGACCCGAACGGTTCGGACTCAAGGGCCAGCGTTACGAATTACGATCATCTTTTCGCCGACGTTCTGCTCTGGCTTCGTAAAGGAATGATAGATTACGTGGCGCCGCAATTGTATTGGAGCGTCGGCTATAACCCCGCCGACTACGCAAAACTGCTCGATTGGTGGGCCGAACACAGTTACGGACGCCAATTGTTCATCGGCCAGGCATTATATAAGGTGGGTGATACGAAAGTGGACCGGAATTGGGGAAAACCTGACGAAATTATGAGGCAGATTGACCTGAATCGTCAGAATATGGAAGTATGCGGCAACGCTTTTTTCAGCTCCCGAAGCCTTTTGGACAATCCTTTGGGCGTAGCCGAAAATTTGAAAAGTGAAAAATATCGCCATCCTGCGATCATTCCCGTGATGCCTTGGAAAAAGGAGAAGCGGATCAAGTCTCCGAAGGTGGTTTCCGTCGAGGGCAACCGTTTTGAGGGAATTAGGCTGAAGTGGAAAGAGCCCGCCGGAAACCCCAGCGTTTACTACGTAATCTACCGTACGGAGTCAGATACGCCTTTTGATCCGGATAACCCAGCCAATATCTTGGCCAAAATACGCCGGGTATCGGGCGAAGCGCAGATTTTTACGGACCGAAGTGCCAAGAAAGGGAAAACTTACACCTACGCCATCAGCGCCGTAAGCAGGCAACACCGGGAAAGTCCTACTAGCCAAAGTGTCAGCGTAAAGTTGAGGCGGTCGAAAACTAAGACCCTCAATGCCTTTTTGCCACTTTAA
- a CDS encoding sulfatase — translation MKKSILSLLALLLANTAFSAGEKRKPNIVFILADDLGYDDVGYMSQNPKLRTPNIDALASEGMVFTDAYASCPVCSPTRASLLTGKYPASLRLTCHIPGMGMEKYLKRMNKGHKLMEAEFVDRLPEGSVTLAQALSDNGYETAFIGKWHLAGEGSVKTKAGVVDANLHPDRYGFGTNIGGCAYGQPKSYFSPYRNATLKDGPDGEYLTDRLGDEACKFIKKNKDNPFFLYLSTYTIHTPLQAPDSTVKKNGGDRYLSMIDKLDQNVGKVLRTLKASGLEENTLVIFYSDNGGMGANKPLRGAKGSLWEGGVRVPLIVKWPGKTAPNTRNGSLVTSPDFYPTILDIADIGSRKYSFLEGKSIRKVLVKNSEETDRAIFWHFPHHRKETDNSMGGAMREGDWKLIWNYETEKIRLFNLKDDLAETTDLAAKYPKKTEAMKKKLKRWLRRSEANMPLPNPDYVKM, via the coding sequence ATGAAAAAGAGTATCCTGTCTTTGCTGGCCTTGCTCTTGGCCAACACTGCTTTTTCCGCCGGAGAAAAACGTAAACCGAATATCGTCTTTATCCTCGCCGACGATCTTGGTTACGACGATGTCGGTTACATGAGCCAAAATCCGAAACTCCGCACTCCGAATATCGACGCGCTGGCTTCCGAAGGTATGGTCTTTACGGACGCTTACGCCTCTTGTCCTGTTTGTTCGCCGACCCGCGCCAGTTTGCTCACTGGAAAATATCCGGCCAGTTTGCGCTTGACTTGCCACATTCCAGGAATGGGGATGGAAAAATACCTGAAGCGGATGAACAAGGGACACAAACTGATGGAAGCCGAATTCGTTGACAGGCTTCCCGAGGGTTCTGTAACCTTGGCTCAGGCATTGTCAGACAACGGATACGAGACCGCTTTTATCGGGAAATGGCACTTGGCGGGCGAAGGTTCCGTAAAGACAAAGGCGGGCGTGGTGGACGCCAACCTACACCCGGACAGGTACGGTTTCGGAACCAACATCGGCGGATGCGCATATGGCCAGCCGAAAAGCTATTTTTCACCTTACAGAAACGCCACTCTGAAAGACGGCCCAGACGGCGAATATCTTACGGACAGGCTTGGCGACGAGGCTTGTAAGTTTATCAAAAAGAATAAGGACAATCCGTTTTTCCTTTACCTTTCCACGTACACCATACACACACCGCTTCAGGCTCCGGATTCCACGGTAAAAAAGAACGGTGGCGATCGGTATTTGTCAATGATCGATAAGTTGGACCAGAACGTCGGGAAAGTGTTGCGAACCCTAAAAGCGAGCGGACTTGAAGAAAATACCCTGGTGATCTTTTACTCCGACAACGGAGGCATGGGTGCAAACAAGCCTTTGCGTGGCGCAAAAGGATCGCTTTGGGAAGGTGGAGTAAGAGTGCCTTTGATTGTGAAATGGCCTGGTAAAACGGCCCCGAATACCAGAAATGGATCATTGGTGACAAGCCCGGATTTTTATCCTACAATTCTGGATATCGCGGATATCGGATCAAGGAAGTATTCCTTTTTGGAAGGAAAAAGTATTCGTAAAGTGCTGGTAAAGAATTCGGAAGAAACGGACAGGGCTATCTTTTGGCATTTTCCACATCATAGAAAAGAAACGGACAACTCGATGGGTGGAGCCATGAGGGAAGGTGATTGGAAGTTGATCTGGAATTATGAAACGGAAAAAATTAGGCTTTTTAACCTAAAGGATGATTTGGCCGAAACCACTGATCTTGCGGCAAAATATCCGAAGAAAACCGAAGCCATGAAAAAGAAGCTGAAGCGCTGGTTACGCCGTTCCGAAGCGAATATGCCCTTGCCGAATCCCGACTATGTGAAAATGTAG
- a CDS encoding HAMP domain-containing sensor histidine kinase translates to MTQRRLNFIIALMTVALVGLTALQSYWIIEAMSESRVKFKQSVHDALSAVSERLEQREVLYVTQNTFFPDGQRSYHKEMDTLTLYNNWGVEANFDIGLEDTVPEAPQNEISVDINDKDNALSLLYTVKSDAVQNNADEDRLKVKIRHIDERMDSVLTFGDKFERKVRERTQMITVVLNELYAKERKINNRIDPNVLDSLMHAELGRRGLDLPFFYVVRNTKGNTAQISNIYKNRNTHLRKLANSKFRISLFPNDILGSPYYLKVYFPEQNVFIFLSVWLRLLAAVILLGVIVYGFVFSILTIIKQKKLSEMKNDFINNMTHEFKTPISTVSLACEALGDPDMRANSGILDRYLGIIKEENQRLGSQVEKVLQIAKLERKDFSLHFEKVDAHQLIMKAVQNFNLQVDKRNGRIDILLNAKRHVVEIDPLHFSNIIDNLLDNAVKYCVDKAPLISVHTESTDIGLRLRISDNGIGMSKEAIRHIFDKFYRISTGDVHNVKGFGLGLAYVKMMVEAMKGRISVSSMPGKGSTFEIVLPYEQAEIPTR, encoded by the coding sequence ATGACGCAACGAAGACTCAACTTTATTATAGCGCTGATGACCGTGGCGCTTGTCGGCCTGACGGCTTTGCAGTCGTATTGGATTATCGAAGCGATGTCCGAGAGCAGGGTGAAGTTCAAGCAGTCGGTTCATGACGCGCTCAGCGCCGTTTCGGAACGTCTGGAACAGCGGGAAGTCCTGTACGTGACCCAAAACACCTTTTTCCCTGACGGGCAAAGGAGTTATCATAAAGAGATGGACACTCTGACTCTTTATAATAACTGGGGCGTGGAGGCGAATTTCGATATCGGTTTGGAAGACACTGTTCCGGAAGCTCCCCAAAACGAGATTTCGGTGGATATCAACGATAAGGACAATGCTTTGTCATTGCTTTACACCGTAAAAAGCGACGCCGTACAAAACAACGCCGACGAAGATAGGCTCAAGGTGAAAATCCGTCATATCGACGAACGTATGGACTCCGTTTTGACTTTTGGAGACAAGTTTGAGCGAAAAGTCCGGGAAAGAACCCAGATGATTACCGTAGTGCTCAACGAACTGTACGCCAAGGAACGGAAGATAAACAACCGTATAGATCCCAACGTGCTCGATTCGCTGATGCACGCCGAGCTTGGGCGCCGGGGGCTTGACCTGCCGTTCTTTTACGTAGTCAGAAACACCAAGGGAAATACGGCGCAGATCAGCAATATTTACAAAAATAGAAACACACATTTGCGCAAACTCGCCAATTCTAAGTTTCGTATTAGCCTGTTTCCCAATGATATACTCGGGAGCCCTTATTACCTGAAGGTGTATTTTCCCGAACAGAATGTCTTTATTTTCCTTAGTGTCTGGTTGCGGCTTTTGGCGGCCGTAATCCTGTTGGGCGTAATCGTCTACGGTTTTGTGTTTTCCATTCTGACTATTATCAAGCAGAAAAAACTCTCGGAGATGAAAAACGATTTCATCAACAATATGACCCACGAATTCAAGACGCCGATTTCCACCGTTTCCTTGGCCTGCGAAGCGCTTGGCGATCCGGATATGCGGGCGAATTCCGGAATTCTGGATCGTTATCTCGGGATTATTAAGGAAGAAAACCAAAGGCTGGGTTCTCAAGTGGAAAAAGTATTGCAGATAGCGAAGCTGGAACGCAAGGATTTCAGCCTTCATTTTGAAAAAGTGGACGCCCACCAGCTCATTATGAAAGCCGTCCAGAACTTTAACCTGCAAGTGGACAAGCGTAACGGCCGGATAGATATTTTGCTAAACGCGAAGCGCCACGTGGTGGAAATCGACCCGTTGCATTTCTCCAATATCATAGACAATTTGCTGGACAACGCCGTGAAATACTGCGTAGACAAGGCGCCGCTTATTTCGGTACACACCGAAAGTACGGATATTGGCCTGCGCTTGCGGATCTCCGATAACGGAATCGGGATGAGCAAAGAGGCGATTAGGCATATTTTTGATAAATTTTACCGCATATCCACCGGCGACGTGCACAATGTGAAAGGTTTTGGTTTGGGCCTTGCATACGTAAAAATGATGGTGGAAGCCATGAAAGGACGTATATCAGTATCGTCGATGCCGGGCAAAGGAAGCACTTTTGAAATCGTATTACCTTATGAGCAAGCAGAAATTCCTACTCGTTGA
- the murQ gene encoding N-acetylmuramic acid 6-phosphate etherase, whose amino-acid sequence MSTTEADSLYDGLEKMSTEAILEGINNEDRKVAVAVGKSIPSISLLVDKITERMSAGGRLFYIGAGTSGRLGVVDASECPPTFGVPHELVVGVIAGGDGAIRKAVEFAEDDEEQAWRDLEAQGISEKDCLVGIAASGRTPYVLGGLRMARQKGLLTGCVVCNEGSVVAKACEYPVEVVVGPEFVTGSTRMKAGTAQKMTLNMLTTSVMIKLGKVRGNKMVDMQLSNHKLVDRAVKMVMAEASVNESEAKRLLDKYGSVRSAVDNKE is encoded by the coding sequence ATGAGCACGACTGAGGCTGATTCGCTGTATGACGGTCTGGAAAAAATGTCGACCGAGGCGATTCTGGAAGGGATAAACAACGAGGATAGGAAAGTGGCCGTGGCTGTGGGAAAATCCATCCCGAGTATAAGTCTTTTGGTAGACAAGATAACGGAAAGAATGAGCGCCGGAGGGCGTCTTTTTTATATAGGGGCGGGGACCAGCGGTCGCTTGGGCGTGGTTGACGCTTCTGAATGCCCACCCACGTTTGGCGTTCCGCACGAGCTGGTTGTCGGCGTTATCGCCGGAGGTGACGGAGCTATCCGCAAAGCGGTGGAATTCGCCGAAGACGACGAGGAACAAGCCTGGCGGGATTTGGAAGCGCAAGGAATATCCGAAAAGGACTGTTTGGTGGGCATCGCAGCTTCCGGGCGCACGCCTTATGTCTTGGGCGGATTGCGCATGGCCAGACAAAAAGGGCTTTTAACCGGATGCGTCGTTTGTAACGAAGGTTCCGTTGTCGCCAAAGCTTGCGAATATCCGGTGGAAGTTGTAGTAGGACCCGAGTTCGTAACCGGAAGTACCCGGATGAAAGCGGGAACGGCCCAGAAAATGACCCTCAATATGCTCACCACATCGGTGATGATCAAATTGGGAAAAGTCCGTGGCAACAAGATGGTGGACATGCAACTGAGCAACCATAAGTTGGTGGACCGGGCCGTGAAAATGGTAATGGCCGAGGCCTCGGTGAACGAGTCGGAAGCCAAACGACTTTTAGACAAGTATGGATCGGTAAGATCAGCTGTTGACAACAAGGAATAA
- a CDS encoding N-acetylglucosamine kinase codes for MKVIADSGSSKTLWRVYANQRLSAEIKTQGLNPGGMELRDFEERMTGFDYWSDSIQEVYFYGAGCVGQGKVFMEEALAKKFPKAQITVENDLLGAARSLYGNEPGYVGILGTGSNACFYDGENLIRRRGGHGYLLSDEGGGYYLGRQLLADYMNGQIPEDLRELLERAFGLNPQNLVAKVYGAFQPNRYVAGFSLFVKDNIGHPYLQRLVAYGFRDYFKTTFANKSFYAGDYPVRFIGSVAVAYEDILREVAVDFDIVVKTINRDPMSGLELYHNCVNLETKHEHD; via the coding sequence ATGAAGGTTATCGCTGATAGCGGCTCGTCCAAGACTTTATGGCGGGTATACGCCAACCAGCGCCTGTCCGCCGAAATCAAGACGCAGGGGCTAAACCCCGGAGGCATGGAGCTGAGGGATTTTGAGGAACGGATGACGGGGTTCGACTATTGGAGCGACTCTATTCAGGAAGTTTATTTTTACGGAGCTGGTTGCGTAGGCCAAGGAAAGGTTTTTATGGAAGAAGCCTTGGCCAAAAAATTCCCGAAAGCCCAAATTACGGTAGAAAACGACTTGCTGGGAGCGGCAAGGAGCCTGTACGGAAACGAACCGGGATACGTCGGTATTCTGGGAACGGGATCGAACGCCTGTTTTTACGACGGCGAAAACCTGATACGCCGGCGGGGCGGTCACGGCTATCTCCTCAGCGACGAGGGCGGAGGCTACTACCTCGGCCGTCAGCTGTTGGCCGATTATATGAACGGCCAGATTCCGGAAGACCTTAGGGAACTGTTGGAAAGGGCCTTTGGCCTGAATCCGCAAAACCTTGTGGCGAAAGTATACGGAGCTTTCCAGCCGAACCGTTACGTGGCGGGCTTCTCCCTTTTTGTGAAAGACAATATCGGCCATCCGTATCTCCAACGTTTGGTAGCTTACGGCTTCCGCGATTATTTCAAAACCACATTCGCCAACAAGAGCTTCTACGCCGGCGATTATCCCGTACGCTTTATCGGATCGGTAGCCGTGGCTTATGAGGATATTCTGCGCGAAGTGGCCGTGGATTTCGATATAGTGGTAAAAACCATAAACCGGGACCCGATGAGCGGTCTGGAGCTTTATCATAACTGTGTGAACCTAGAGACAAAGCATGAGCACGACTGA